From Coffea arabica cultivar ET-39 chromosome 2e, Coffea Arabica ET-39 HiFi, whole genome shotgun sequence, the proteins below share one genomic window:
- the LOC113731072 gene encoding uncharacterized protein isoform X2, whose translation MDSVVHSAIEEICSQGGGGLSLLNLWPRLHQSLSAHGLPLCPNVKAALWSNLLNVPGLRFEVEGDAYDCQDALINSLEKCEQMNMKIVASERLRSNFIGITDIEASDSKINEKHRRTLERLAIARTSGVTQSELAKEFGIKGKDIFYILKALECRGLILKQTTVVKTKEACDEGQKKTISNVATNMLHLYRYGKQLGYQQRLEIIKENIPLVDSDVADVTAANSAGFPKGLVKEDVNVKDYLPALKAICDKLEQADGKVLVVSDLKQDLGYRGTSGHRAWRNEVKCLRLLKKFSPKHFEPKLSRQGYDEIDVEQTTKLGKRGQITDQLVELPIDHQIYDMIDAEGSKGLTFTEVCRRLGICNKQYYDRLLDMYPRFGMHLQAESCKRSYVYRFWTSRNFNSEASNIVPCDTAMVMHENIESVPQPVVWETDDSFIPTIQEVDSSTSKDVADDATVNEPEVCYNSTANAEDNLMLLTLNNPQSPASEASGRVPAMELGIVNTTASNGIQNNISPPVPVPMRRRSYQKYPCLALGAASALREQRILQLLKEEKFLIKAELHRRLEIENLEKEKSSMMDRRTLARSLNKLQEEGQCRCVPIHMPAISNCSASRTIEVVLHPSISNLSDQVLSQIQERHRLFEIQIRRQCYSRMKKGQSTPVLDSVQRIQTIVHSDTQAEQAEARLANGYVLAKMVRTKLLHIFLWNYLRGSHGWNDPLSIEKNGHDMRNPHSTSKMFGLDAAIKAMPLELFLQVVGSTQKFENLIEKCRMGLRLSDLPVEEYRCLMDTQATGRLSRLIDILLRLKLIRLVRAGHSDGEAKVQDITTLVHALELKPYIEEPVSIVASTCGFIFPDLRPHVRHDFVLSTRKVVDEYWNTLEYCYSAADSKAALHAFPGSAVHEIFFPRSWASARVMTVDQRAELLKRVVTDEPHKKLSYGECREIANDLNLTVEQVLRVYQGKRQKRFTSFGGDSYAQGDEFDPLRHTSSSSARKRKRSSKGKSPKHAKSETKGGYWSKGRLAQISDTEREDTFITSLGDYGSHLLQEHINDQMQAVEQQESNEENEHDQFFIHKYALSKLKTGRQNRFSWTEEADRQLVIDYVRNRALLGAKYHRTDWGSLSNLPAPPETCRRRMAMLNSTPQFRKAVLRLCNMLAERYEKCLEKYQKNSLNLVDGRPLVREAMMVGDRNENLFDCSEHDKELKSHTRWDNFDDCNIKIALDDVLRYKTIAKSNTSKRVDSYEWSHGQDPFNTDKVCQEGQICGGRSTNSAQRSSSYRIVQKYNKLLNEGNTTSRRIYGSVAVSNAAELFKLIFLSTSITPQASILLAETLRRYSQHDLFAAFSSLREKKIMIGGNATSPFALSQHFLHSISLSPFPPNAGKRASKFASWLDKREKDLMEEEVQLPADLQCGDIFHLCALISLGELSITPCLPEDGIGEAEDSRTSKRKNDTSEYCGDKSKRLKTSMPGEGEIICRREKGFPGIRLSLSRVTVPRMCFLELFKDKDSIGVSLFCDKDQSNSPRPQSGGTSFLSDECTFLNEAKYDLGINCTATAAHKSPWESMTSYADHLVSSFHDGENSPFHAELFRTICSAIQKSGDQGLSMEEIANVLNIAGEKELEIVVDVLEAFGRAFKVSAYDAIHVVDSLYRSKYFLASVAESNQNPQATSLVDSKGTSDEERKLINVGSQEDDVGLQDEISTDTDDVHKITILNHPKELTEPLSVIQRSNEVEDRAHSEVISAEVNPRVDTFEVRSCDPFVYPILPWINGDGTINELVYKGLVRRILGIVMQNPGILRDDIIKQMGALNPQSCRKLLEKLILDKHIIVRRVHQTTCPEPPAILRTLLGSCTKKSKLIYREHLFANPMSTALL comes from the exons ATGGATTCCGTTGTCCACTCAGCAATAGAGGAGATATGTTCGCAAGGTGGCGGTGGGCTGAGCCTCCTAAATCTATGGCCGAGGCTCCACCAATCTCTCTCCGCCCACGGCCTCCCTCTTTGTCCAAACGTCAAGGCTGCCCTGTGGTCGAACCTCCTCAACGTTCCCGGCCTCCGATTCGAGGTCGAAGGCGACGCGTATGATTGTCAAGATGCTTTAATCAATTCTCTTGAAAAATGTGAGCAGATGAATATGAAAATCGTCGCTTCCGAACGGCTTCGGAGTAATTTTATCGGAATTACTGATATCGAGGCCTCTGATTCTAAAATCAATGAAAAGCACCGCCGGACTCTCGAACGCCTTGCCATTGCTCG AACTAGTGGAGTTACACAAAGTGAACTTGCTAAGGAATTTGGTATCAAAGGAAAGGACATTTTTTACATATTGAAGGCACTGGAATGCCGAGGATTGATTTTGAAGCAGACAACGGTGGTGAAGACTAAAGAAGCATGTGATGAAGGGCAGAAAAAAACAATTTCGAATGTGGCAACCAACATGCTGCACTTATACCGTTATGGAAAGCAATTGGGATATCAACAGAGGCTTGAAATCATTAAAGAGAATATACCTTTAGTTGACAGTGATGTTGCAGATGTAACTGCTGCAAACAGTGCTGGCTTTCCCAAAGGACTTGTTAAAGAGGATGTGAATGTAAAAGACTATCTACCAGCACTAAAAGCTATTTGTGATAAACTTGAACAGGCTGATGGAAAG GTTCTTGTCGTGTCAGATCTTAAGCAGGACCTTGGTTATCGGGGAACTTCTGGGCATAGAGCTTGGAGAAAT GAAGTCAAGTGTTTGCGGTTGTTGAAGAAGTTTTCACCGAAACATTTTGAACCAAAATTATCTAGACAAGGTTATGATGAGATTGATGTGgaacaaacaacaaaattagGAAAGAGGGGTCAAATCACAGATCAGCTTGTAGAACTTCCTATTGATCATCAAATTTACGATATGATTGATGCTGAAGGCTCCAAAGGGCTGACATTCACTGAA GTATGCAGACGGCTAGGTATATGCAATAAGCAGTACTATGATCGCCTTCTTGATATGTACCCTAGGTTTGGGATGCATTTGCAGGCAGAAAGCTGTAAAAGGAGTTATGTATATCGGTTTTGGACATCTCGTAACTTCAATTCTGAAGCATCTAATATCGTCCCTTGTGATACAGCAATGGTAatgcatgaaaatattgaaagtGTTCCTCAGCCAGTGGTTTGGGAAACTGATGACAGCTTCATTCCAACCATTCAAGAGGTAGATTCCTCCACTTCCAAAGATGTTGCAGATGATGCCACTGTAAATGAGCCAGAAGTTTGTTATAATTCAACAGCTAATGCAGAGGATAACTTAATGCTGCTTACACTGAACAATCCACAGAGCCCAGCCTCTGAGGCTAGTGGAAGGGTTCCTGCTATGGAGCTAGGAATTGTGAATACAACTGCATCAAATGGTATTCAAAACAATATTTCACCTCCTGTGCCAGTGCCCATGAGACGCCGCTCATACCAGAAGTATCCTTGTCTTGCCTTAGGTGCAGCCAGTGCACTGAGGGAGCAGCGGATTCTTCAGCTGTTGAAG GAAGAGAAGTTCTTAATAAAAGCTGAACTGCATAGAAGGCTTGAGATTGAGAATCTAGAGAAGGAAAAGAGCTCAATGATGGACAGGAGGACTTTAGCACGTAGTTTAAATAAGCTTCAGGAAGAAGGTCAGTGTAGATGCGTTCCTATTCATATGCCTGCCATCTCAAACTGTAGTGCCAGTCGTACTATAGAGGTGGTCCTGCACCCTTCTATTTCTAACTTGTCTGATCAAGTATTGagtcaaattcaagaaagaCACAGGTTATTTGAGATTCAAATACGCCGCCAATGCTATTCTCGGATGAAGAAAGGACAGTCAACTCCTGTATTGGATAGTGTCCAGAGGATTCAGACGATTGTACATTCGGATACTCAAGCTGAGCAAGCTGAAGCAAGGCTTGCTAATGGATATGTACTGGCAAAGATGGTACGTACAAAGCTGCTTCACATCTTTCTGTGGAACTACCTCAGGGGTTCACATGGTTGGAATGATCCTTTATCCATCGAAAAAAATGGGCATGACATGAGAAATCCTCATAGCACTAGCAAAATGTTTGGTCTAGATGCTGCCATCAAGGCCATGCCTCTTGAGCTGTTCTTACAGGTTGTGGGTTCAACCCAAAAGTTCGAGAATTTGATTGAGAAATGTAGGATGGGTCTGCGCCTTTCTGATCTTCCAGTGGAAGAGTATAGGTGTCTGATGGATACTCAAGCAACAGGGCGCCTATCAAGGTTGATTGACATTTTGCTACGCTTGAAG TTGATTCGCCTTGTAAGAGCGGGGCATTCTGATGGTGAAGCCAAAGTTCAGGATATCACCACCCTTGTCCATGCATTGGAACTTAAACCCTACATTGAGGAACCAGTATCAATAGTAGCCTCAACTTGTGGTTTCATTTTTCCTGATCTTCGCCCTCATGTCCGGCATGATTTTGTTCTCTCGACTAGAAAAGTTGTGGATGAGTACTGGAACACTTTAGAGTACTGTTATTCAGCTGCTGACTCAAAAGCTGCTTTACATGCATTCCCTGGATCTGCTGTTCATGAG ATATTCTTCCCCCGATCATGGGCCTCAGCTCGGGTTATGACAGTTGATCAGCGTGCTGAGCTCCTCAAGCGTGTTGTAACTGATGAACCACATAAAAAACTGTCATACGGAGAATGTCGGGAGATTGCCAATGATCTTAATTTGACCGTTGAGCAG GTGCTTCGTGTCTATCAAGGTAAGAGACAAAAGCGCTTCACCAGTTTTGGAGGAGATTCTTATGCTCAAGGCGATGAATTTGATCCACTGAGACATACATCTAGTTCTTCTGCACGCAAAAGGAAAAGATCTTCTAAAGGGAAGTCCCCAAAGCATGCCAAGTCTGAAACCAAGGGAGGATATTGGAGTAAGGGCAGGCTTGCACAAATATCTGACACAGAAAGAGAAGATACTTTCATAACTTCCTTGGGAGATTATGGAAGTCATTTGCTGCAAGAGCATATTAATGATCAGATGCAAGCTGTAGAACAGCAAGAATCAAATGAAGAAAATGAGCATGATCAATTCTTTATTCACAAATATGCTCTATCGAAGCTGAAAACAGGACGCCAGAATAGATTTTCATGGACAGAAGAAGCTGACAG GCAATTAGTGATCGATTATGTGAGGAATCGTGCTTTGCTGGGGGCAAAATATCATCGCACAGATTGGGGTTCTCTTTCAAATCTGCCTGCACCTCCTGAGACCTGCAGAAGAAGAATGGCGATGTTGAATAGTACTCCACAGTTCAGGAAAGCTGTCCTTAGACTTTGCAATATGCTTGCAGAGAGATATGAAAAGTGCCTAGAGAAATACCAAAAGAACTCATTAAACTTGGTTGATGGAAGACCACTGGTTCGGGAAGCCATGATGGTAGGGGACCGTAACGAGAACCTTTTTGATTGCTCTGAACATGATAAAGAGTTAAAGTCTCACACACGTTGGGATAATTTTGATGACTGTAATATAAAGATAGCCCTGGATGATGTTCTACGATACAAGACGATAGCTAAATCGAACACCTCCAAGCGAGTTGATTCTTATGAATGGTCTCATGGACAG GACCCCTTTAATACTGATAAAGTCTGTCAAGAGGGTCAGATTTGTGGTGGAAGAAGTACAAATTCTGCTCAAAGATCAAGTTCTTATCGTATTGTTCAAAAGTATAACAAGCTTTTAAACGAGGGCAATACTACTAGTAGACGAATATATGGATCAGTTGCAGTTTCTAATGCTGCAGAATTATTTAAGCTCATTTTTCTGAGCACCTCAATTACTCCACAGGCTTCAATATTGCTGGCTGAGACATTGAGGCGCTATTCTCAGCATGATCTTTTTGCTGCTTTTAGCTCCCTCAGGGAAAAGAAGATTATG ATTGGTGGCAATGCTACAAGTCCATTTGCACTTTCTCAGCACTTCTTGCACAGCATATCTTTGTCTCCATTTCCACCAAATGCTGGCAAAAGAGCTTCCAAGTTTGCTAGCTGGCTTGACAAAAGGGAGAAGGATTTGATGGAAGAGGAAGTTCAACTTCCTGCAGATTTACAATGTGGAGACATCTTTCATTTGTGCGCTTTAATCTCTCTAGGCGAACTGTCAATAACACCATGCTTGCCAGAGGATGGTATTGGAGAGGCTGAGGACTCCAGAACTTCTAAACGTAAAAATGATACAAGTGAATATTGTGGTGACAAGTCTAAGAGACTAAAAACATCAATGCCTGGCGAGGGTGAGATTATATGCCGGCGAGAAAAAGGTTTTCCTGGAATAAGGTTATCCTTGAGTCGTGTGACAGTTCCAAGAATGTGCTTTTTAGAATTGTTTAAAGACAAGGACAGCATTGGGGTCTCACTTTTCTGTGACAAGGATCAAAGTAATTCCCCACGCCCACAAAGTGGTGGCACCTCATTTCTCTCTGATGAATGTACCTTTCTGAATGAGGCAAAATATGATTTGGGAATCAACTGCACTGCTACAGCTGCCCATAAGTCACCTTGGGAATCTATGACAAGCTATGCTGATCATCTAGTTTCTTCGTTTCATGATGGGGAAAATTCTCCTTTTCATGCAGAGCTATTTAGAACTATTTGTTCTGCCATTCAGAAGTCTGGTGACCAAGGTTTGAGCATGGAAGAAATTGCCAATGTTTTGAACATAGCAG GGGAAAAGGAGTTAGAAATTGTTGTTGATGTGCTTGAAGCATTTGGACGAGCTTTTAAG GTCAGTGCTTATGATGCCATCCATGTTGTTGATTCTCTGTACCGATCCAAGTACTTTTTGGCCTCTGTGGCTGAATCTAATCAAAATCCTCAAGCAACTTCTTTGGTAGATTCCAAAGGAACAAGTGATGAGGAGCGTAAGCTCATTAATGTGGGAAGTCAAGAAGATGATGTTGGCTTACAAGATGAGATAAGCACAGACACTGATGATGTCCACAAAATTACAATTCTTAATCATCCTAAAGAGTTAACGGAACCTTTAAGTGTAATTCAGAGATCCAATGAAGTAGAAGACCGTGCACATTCTGAAGTAATTTCTGCTGAAGTGAATCCAAGAGTCGACACGTTTGAGGTTCGATCTTGTGATCCTTTTGTATATCCTATTCTTCCTTGGATTAATGGAGATGGGACCATCAATGAACTTGTCTACAAGGGGCTTGTACGTCGCATTCTTGGTATCGTGATGCAAAATCCAGGGATTTTAAGA GATGATATAATAAAGCAAATGGGTGCATTAAATCCTCAG AGCTGCAGAAAATTGCTAGAGAAACTGATTCTGGACAAGCATATAATAGTGCGCAGGGTGCACCAGACCACATGTCCGGAGCCTCCTGCAATTCTGCGTACCCTTTTAGGGAGCTGCacaaagaaatcaaaattaatttACCGAGAACATCTTTTTGCAAATCCCATGAGCACCGCTTTGTTGTAA
- the LOC113731072 gene encoding uncharacterized protein isoform X4 gives MERFLSCQILSRTLVIGELLGIELGEMLKDAGVVEECFTKVKNKEVKCLRLLKKFSPKHFEPKLSRQGYDEIDVEQTTKLGKRGQITDQLVELPIDHQIYDMIDAEGSKGLTFTEVCRRLGICNKQYYDRLLDMYPRFGMHLQAESCKRSYVYRFWTSRNFNSEASNIVPCDTAMVMHENIESVPQPVVWETDDSFIPTIQEVDSSTSKDVADDATVNEPEVCYNSTANAEDNLMLLTLNNPQSPASEASGRVPAMELGIVNTTASNGIQNNISPPVPVPMRRRSYQKYPCLALGAASALREQRILQLLKEEKFLIKAELHRRLEIENLEKEKSSMMDRRTLARSLNKLQEEGQCRCVPIHMPAISNCSASRTIEVVLHPSISNLSDQVLSQIQERHRLFEIQIRRQCYSRMKKGQSTPVLDSVQRIQTIVHSDTQAEQAEARLANGYVLAKMVRTKLLHIFLWNYLRGSHGWNDPLSIEKNGHDMRNPHSTSKMFGLDAAIKAMPLELFLQVVGSTQKFENLIEKCRMGLRLSDLPVEEYRCLMDTQATGRLSRLIDILLRLKLIRLVRAGHSDGEAKVQDITTLVHALELKPYIEEPVSIVASTCGFIFPDLRPHVRHDFVLSTRKVVDEYWNTLEYCYSAADSKAALHAFPGSAVHEIFFPRSWASARVMTVDQRAELLKRVVTDEPHKKLSYGECREIANDLNLTVEQVLRVYQGKRQKRFTSFGGDSYAQGDEFDPLRHTSSSSARKRKRSSKGKSPKHAKSETKGGYWSKGRLAQISDTEREDTFITSLGDYGSHLLQEHINDQMQAVEQQESNEENEHDQFFIHKYALSKLKTGRQNRFSWTEEADRQLVIDYVRNRALLGAKYHRTDWGSLSNLPAPPETCRRRMAMLNSTPQFRKAVLRLCNMLAERYEKCLEKYQKNSLNLVDGRPLVREAMMVGDRNENLFDCSEHDKELKSHTRWDNFDDCNIKIALDDVLRYKTIAKSNTSKRVDSYEWSHGQDPFNTDKVCQEGQICGGRSTNSAQRSSSYRIVQKYNKLLNEGNTTSRRIYGSVAVSNAAELFKLIFLSTSITPQASILLAETLRRYSQHDLFAAFSSLREKKIMIGGNATSPFALSQHFLHSISLSPFPPNAGKRASKFASWLDKREKDLMEEEVQLPADLQCGDIFHLCALISLGELSITPCLPEDGIGEAEDSRTSKRKNDTSEYCGDKSKRLKTSMPGEGEIICRREKGFPGIRLSLSRVTVPRMCFLELFKDKDSIGVSLFCDKDQSNSPRPQSGGTSFLSDECTFLNEAKYDLGINCTATAAHKSPWESMTSYADHLVSSFHDGENSPFHAELFRTICSAIQKSGDQGLSMEEIANVLNIAGEKELEIVVDVLEAFGRAFKVSAYDAIHVVDSLYRSKYFLASVAESNQNPQATSLVDSKGTSDEERKLINVGSQEDDVGLQDEISTDTDDVHKITILNHPKELTEPLSVIQRSNEVEDRAHSEVISAEVNPRVDTFEVRSCDPFVYPILPWINGDGTINELVYKGLVRRILGIVMQNPGILRDDIIKQMGALNPQSCRKLLEKLILDKHIIVRRVHQTTCPEPPAILRTLLGSCTKKSKLIYREHLFANPMSTALL, from the exons ATGGAAAG GTTCTTGTCGTGTCAGATCTTAAGCAGGACCTTGGTTATCGGGGAACTTCTGGGCATAGAGCTTGGAGAAAT GTTGAAAGATGCTGGTGTTGTGGAGGAATGTTTTACTAAAGTGAAAAACAAA GAAGTCAAGTGTTTGCGGTTGTTGAAGAAGTTTTCACCGAAACATTTTGAACCAAAATTATCTAGACAAGGTTATGATGAGATTGATGTGgaacaaacaacaaaattagGAAAGAGGGGTCAAATCACAGATCAGCTTGTAGAACTTCCTATTGATCATCAAATTTACGATATGATTGATGCTGAAGGCTCCAAAGGGCTGACATTCACTGAA GTATGCAGACGGCTAGGTATATGCAATAAGCAGTACTATGATCGCCTTCTTGATATGTACCCTAGGTTTGGGATGCATTTGCAGGCAGAAAGCTGTAAAAGGAGTTATGTATATCGGTTTTGGACATCTCGTAACTTCAATTCTGAAGCATCTAATATCGTCCCTTGTGATACAGCAATGGTAatgcatgaaaatattgaaagtGTTCCTCAGCCAGTGGTTTGGGAAACTGATGACAGCTTCATTCCAACCATTCAAGAGGTAGATTCCTCCACTTCCAAAGATGTTGCAGATGATGCCACTGTAAATGAGCCAGAAGTTTGTTATAATTCAACAGCTAATGCAGAGGATAACTTAATGCTGCTTACACTGAACAATCCACAGAGCCCAGCCTCTGAGGCTAGTGGAAGGGTTCCTGCTATGGAGCTAGGAATTGTGAATACAACTGCATCAAATGGTATTCAAAACAATATTTCACCTCCTGTGCCAGTGCCCATGAGACGCCGCTCATACCAGAAGTATCCTTGTCTTGCCTTAGGTGCAGCCAGTGCACTGAGGGAGCAGCGGATTCTTCAGCTGTTGAAG GAAGAGAAGTTCTTAATAAAAGCTGAACTGCATAGAAGGCTTGAGATTGAGAATCTAGAGAAGGAAAAGAGCTCAATGATGGACAGGAGGACTTTAGCACGTAGTTTAAATAAGCTTCAGGAAGAAGGTCAGTGTAGATGCGTTCCTATTCATATGCCTGCCATCTCAAACTGTAGTGCCAGTCGTACTATAGAGGTGGTCCTGCACCCTTCTATTTCTAACTTGTCTGATCAAGTATTGagtcaaattcaagaaagaCACAGGTTATTTGAGATTCAAATACGCCGCCAATGCTATTCTCGGATGAAGAAAGGACAGTCAACTCCTGTATTGGATAGTGTCCAGAGGATTCAGACGATTGTACATTCGGATACTCAAGCTGAGCAAGCTGAAGCAAGGCTTGCTAATGGATATGTACTGGCAAAGATGGTACGTACAAAGCTGCTTCACATCTTTCTGTGGAACTACCTCAGGGGTTCACATGGTTGGAATGATCCTTTATCCATCGAAAAAAATGGGCATGACATGAGAAATCCTCATAGCACTAGCAAAATGTTTGGTCTAGATGCTGCCATCAAGGCCATGCCTCTTGAGCTGTTCTTACAGGTTGTGGGTTCAACCCAAAAGTTCGAGAATTTGATTGAGAAATGTAGGATGGGTCTGCGCCTTTCTGATCTTCCAGTGGAAGAGTATAGGTGTCTGATGGATACTCAAGCAACAGGGCGCCTATCAAGGTTGATTGACATTTTGCTACGCTTGAAG TTGATTCGCCTTGTAAGAGCGGGGCATTCTGATGGTGAAGCCAAAGTTCAGGATATCACCACCCTTGTCCATGCATTGGAACTTAAACCCTACATTGAGGAACCAGTATCAATAGTAGCCTCAACTTGTGGTTTCATTTTTCCTGATCTTCGCCCTCATGTCCGGCATGATTTTGTTCTCTCGACTAGAAAAGTTGTGGATGAGTACTGGAACACTTTAGAGTACTGTTATTCAGCTGCTGACTCAAAAGCTGCTTTACATGCATTCCCTGGATCTGCTGTTCATGAG ATATTCTTCCCCCGATCATGGGCCTCAGCTCGGGTTATGACAGTTGATCAGCGTGCTGAGCTCCTCAAGCGTGTTGTAACTGATGAACCACATAAAAAACTGTCATACGGAGAATGTCGGGAGATTGCCAATGATCTTAATTTGACCGTTGAGCAG GTGCTTCGTGTCTATCAAGGTAAGAGACAAAAGCGCTTCACCAGTTTTGGAGGAGATTCTTATGCTCAAGGCGATGAATTTGATCCACTGAGACATACATCTAGTTCTTCTGCACGCAAAAGGAAAAGATCTTCTAAAGGGAAGTCCCCAAAGCATGCCAAGTCTGAAACCAAGGGAGGATATTGGAGTAAGGGCAGGCTTGCACAAATATCTGACACAGAAAGAGAAGATACTTTCATAACTTCCTTGGGAGATTATGGAAGTCATTTGCTGCAAGAGCATATTAATGATCAGATGCAAGCTGTAGAACAGCAAGAATCAAATGAAGAAAATGAGCATGATCAATTCTTTATTCACAAATATGCTCTATCGAAGCTGAAAACAGGACGCCAGAATAGATTTTCATGGACAGAAGAAGCTGACAG GCAATTAGTGATCGATTATGTGAGGAATCGTGCTTTGCTGGGGGCAAAATATCATCGCACAGATTGGGGTTCTCTTTCAAATCTGCCTGCACCTCCTGAGACCTGCAGAAGAAGAATGGCGATGTTGAATAGTACTCCACAGTTCAGGAAAGCTGTCCTTAGACTTTGCAATATGCTTGCAGAGAGATATGAAAAGTGCCTAGAGAAATACCAAAAGAACTCATTAAACTTGGTTGATGGAAGACCACTGGTTCGGGAAGCCATGATGGTAGGGGACCGTAACGAGAACCTTTTTGATTGCTCTGAACATGATAAAGAGTTAAAGTCTCACACACGTTGGGATAATTTTGATGACTGTAATATAAAGATAGCCCTGGATGATGTTCTACGATACAAGACGATAGCTAAATCGAACACCTCCAAGCGAGTTGATTCTTATGAATGGTCTCATGGACAG GACCCCTTTAATACTGATAAAGTCTGTCAAGAGGGTCAGATTTGTGGTGGAAGAAGTACAAATTCTGCTCAAAGATCAAGTTCTTATCGTATTGTTCAAAAGTATAACAAGCTTTTAAACGAGGGCAATACTACTAGTAGACGAATATATGGATCAGTTGCAGTTTCTAATGCTGCAGAATTATTTAAGCTCATTTTTCTGAGCACCTCAATTACTCCACAGGCTTCAATATTGCTGGCTGAGACATTGAGGCGCTATTCTCAGCATGATCTTTTTGCTGCTTTTAGCTCCCTCAGGGAAAAGAAGATTATG ATTGGTGGCAATGCTACAAGTCCATTTGCACTTTCTCAGCACTTCTTGCACAGCATATCTTTGTCTCCATTTCCACCAAATGCTGGCAAAAGAGCTTCCAAGTTTGCTAGCTGGCTTGACAAAAGGGAGAAGGATTTGATGGAAGAGGAAGTTCAACTTCCTGCAGATTTACAATGTGGAGACATCTTTCATTTGTGCGCTTTAATCTCTCTAGGCGAACTGTCAATAACACCATGCTTGCCAGAGGATGGTATTGGAGAGGCTGAGGACTCCAGAACTTCTAAACGTAAAAATGATACAAGTGAATATTGTGGTGACAAGTCTAAGAGACTAAAAACATCAATGCCTGGCGAGGGTGAGATTATATGCCGGCGAGAAAAAGGTTTTCCTGGAATAAGGTTATCCTTGAGTCGTGTGACAGTTCCAAGAATGTGCTTTTTAGAATTGTTTAAAGACAAGGACAGCATTGGGGTCTCACTTTTCTGTGACAAGGATCAAAGTAATTCCCCACGCCCACAAAGTGGTGGCACCTCATTTCTCTCTGATGAATGTACCTTTCTGAATGAGGCAAAATATGATTTGGGAATCAACTGCACTGCTACAGCTGCCCATAAGTCACCTTGGGAATCTATGACAAGCTATGCTGATCATCTAGTTTCTTCGTTTCATGATGGGGAAAATTCTCCTTTTCATGCAGAGCTATTTAGAACTATTTGTTCTGCCATTCAGAAGTCTGGTGACCAAGGTTTGAGCATGGAAGAAATTGCCAATGTTTTGAACATAGCAG GGGAAAAGGAGTTAGAAATTGTTGTTGATGTGCTTGAAGCATTTGGACGAGCTTTTAAG GTCAGTGCTTATGATGCCATCCATGTTGTTGATTCTCTGTACCGATCCAAGTACTTTTTGGCCTCTGTGGCTGAATCTAATCAAAATCCTCAAGCAACTTCTTTGGTAGATTCCAAAGGAACAAGTGATGAGGAGCGTAAGCTCATTAATGTGGGAAGTCAAGAAGATGATGTTGGCTTACAAGATGAGATAAGCACAGACACTGATGATGTCCACAAAATTACAATTCTTAATCATCCTAAAGAGTTAACGGAACCTTTAAGTGTAATTCAGAGATCCAATGAAGTAGAAGACCGTGCACATTCTGAAGTAATTTCTGCTGAAGTGAATCCAAGAGTCGACACGTTTGAGGTTCGATCTTGTGATCCTTTTGTATATCCTATTCTTCCTTGGATTAATGGAGATGGGACCATCAATGAACTTGTCTACAAGGGGCTTGTACGTCGCATTCTTGGTATCGTGATGCAAAATCCAGGGATTTTAAGA GATGATATAATAAAGCAAATGGGTGCATTAAATCCTCAG AGCTGCAGAAAATTGCTAGAGAAACTGATTCTGGACAAGCATATAATAGTGCGCAGGGTGCACCAGACCACATGTCCGGAGCCTCCTGCAATTCTGCGTACCCTTTTAGGGAGCTGCacaaagaaatcaaaattaatttACCGAGAACATCTTTTTGCAAATCCCATGAGCACCGCTTTGTTGTAA